ACCCTGGGATGGGCTGCCAGAACATGTGGGGCATCATCAGGACCATGATCGCCGTGGTGGGGATCATGGCGATCCACAGGCGCCGCCAGGCCTGTTTCAGGTAGGCTTCCTCGATGGCGGCATCATCGGTGACGTCGTCTTCGCCCTCAGTCTCCACCGCCGCGACATCGTAGCCGGCGCCCTCCACAGCCGTTCGCAGCGCGTCTCCATCGGGTCCGCCGGTCGTTGTCTTGACCGTCACTCGATGGTCAGCGATGTTGGTGCGGATAGCGTCAATGCCCTGGAGGCGATCAAGGGAGGCCCGCACGATACCCGCGCAATGGTCCGATCCCATGCCCGGCACCACCAGTTTGATTGTCTTGTCGCCACCGCCCGCGTCGACCCGGGCCACGTCGTAGCCGGCGCCCTCCACTGCGCCACGAAGAGCGTCGGCGTCGGCAGCGCTGGCGTCGTAGCGCACCGTCACCCGGTGATTGGCGATGTTGGTGTTAACCGACTGAACCGCATCCAGGCGCTCAAGCGCGGCCCGGACGATGCCGGCGCAGTGATCGGAGCCCATTCCAGGTACGATCAGCGCGCCCTCGGTCAGCGGTGTGGTGTCCTGGGTTGCAGATTCAGTCATTTTTCTATCCTTCCTTGCCTGTGAACAGGCCGGCTTTGAACTGCTGGTTTGCTGGCGCGGTAGAGCGCCATCGTCCCGAACATCGTGCTGTAGGTTTGCGTCTGGAACACGGCGATGAATCCTGCCTCTTCCAGTAACTGGGGAAGTCGTCCGTTGACGTTATCACCGGTATTGGGGAAGCCGTCGAGCAACTGGATAGGGACGAACAGCCCCCGCATGAGCGGGCTGGTCGCCTTACCCCAATCTGCGATGTGAACCTCGCCCCCGGGGCGGAGGATTCGATAGACCTCCCGCGCGGTTCGCTGCTTGTCACCCCAGTTCAGGTGGTGAAAAAACAGGCTGGACAACACCCTGTCGACGGACGCATCGGCAAAGGGCAACTCGAACGACATGGCGTGGACGAAACGAACTCGCACACCTGCCTGGCCGATCTTGCCTCTTGCCATGGACAGCATCTCGGCATCGGCGTCGATCCCGGTCACCTCGGCATCGGGATAAGCCTGCTTGGCCCACAAAGCCAATGTCCCGGTGCCGCAGGCAAGATCGACAACCTGGTGACCGTGTTCCAAACCCGCCTGCCGGATCAGCGCGGTCTTGACCGTCCCTTCCCGGGTGGTCCTCGCGACGACCTGGTCATAAAACGGCGTCAACCACCGAAACCCCAATGCCGGTACATACGGTGTCTGCTGCTGATCGCCCATCGCTGGCCTCCGGTATCGACGACTGCCACGAGCGCGGTGCCCGTGTACGCCGGAGGTACTGTAGATACGACTCCGGCGCGCCGATTGAACAATCCGGCACGTTCTCCGGGCTGGAGTGACTTGATGGGCAGGGGGCATTACTCACCCCCTGGCAGGTGCGCCGGTGCGGACAATGCATCGGCTTCCGGCGCGAGTTCCACCTGTATATCAGCGCTTAACACCCGAGACGGTGTGATGCCGAAGTTGTCGCGAAATGTCCGGGACAAATGGGCAGAGTCGGCGAAACCGGCGTGGTGTGCGGCCTCGGTCAGTGTCGCTCCCGCGAGGGCCGCCTCCACCGCCAGGCGCAGACGCCTCCAGAGAACGTAGCGGCGGATCGGCAGGCCTGTCATTCGGCTGAAGTTGTGAGTCATCCAACTCTCCGAGGTGCCGACAGCGCGAGCAAGGGCTTCCACACGTACATCCGTGTGCAGATGGGCGTCCAGCCACTGTAGCGCCGCCTGCAATCGGGTATCCCGTGCCGGTGCAGTCGCAGGCCGTTGCCCCAGGATCCTCCGAATAACCGCATCCGCTTCTCCGCAGTCAATATCAGGGTCGGCGAGCCGCCGTGCCGACTCGGCCTGCGGTATCGGATCGACGGAGAC
The Natronocella acetinitrilica DNA segment above includes these coding regions:
- a CDS encoding helix-turn-helix transcriptional regulator gives rise to the protein MHQIGGFRLLIWPYRWLLVGPGLDAELHRHHLAQLTIGVERAIAFKASREDPWQWASAFYVPPDVTHALRVDEGIVAVLYLDPEGPECLHACQRFAAGAISPVSVDPIPQAESARRLADPDIDCGEADAVIRRILGQRPATAPARDTRLQAALQWLDAHLHTDVRVEALARAVGTSESWMTHNFSRMTGLPIRRYVLWRRLRLAVEAALAGATLTEAAHHAGFADSAHLSRTFRDNFGITPSRVLSADIQVELAPEADALSAPAHLPGGE
- a CDS encoding class I SAM-dependent methyltransferase, encoding MGDQQQTPYVPALGFRWLTPFYDQVVARTTREGTVKTALIRQAGLEHGHQVVDLACGTGTLALWAKQAYPDAEVTGIDADAEMLSMARGKIGQAGVRVRFVHAMSFELPFADASVDRVLSSLFFHHLNWGDKQRTAREVYRILRPGGEVHIADWGKATSPLMRGLFVPIQLLDGFPNTGDNVNGRLPQLLEEAGFIAVFQTQTYSTMFGTMALYRASKPAVQSRPVHRQGRIEK